In a genomic window of Magnolia sinica isolate HGM2019 chromosome 16, MsV1, whole genome shotgun sequence:
- the LOC131229070 gene encoding scopoletin glucosyltransferase-like — protein sequence MESKDLHVLFIPFLAHGHMIPMMETARAFAERGVTVSVITTPANASYFQKTIDRAARTRHFIKLHFVHFPCSEAGLPDGCENTDHVTSPAMPPGFWKAIGMIQTPVERLIEEHRPSCIVSDMCLPWTVDIARKHGIPRLGFGVSSFFSIVAWECVRRYRPHDNVDNDFEKFVVTGLPHRIEMTRSQLPDFLRVRSGFTDFIDRIDRANDMSYGILVNTFYEVEPAYVDYYRESGRKAWTIGPVSFCNQDILDKSERIKKACIDED from the coding sequence ATGGAATCAAAAGATCTTCATGTGTTATTCATCCCTTTCTTGGCCCATGGCCACATGATTCCCATGATGGAGACTGCTCGAGCCTTCGCGGAACGTGGCGTGACTGTTTCAGTAATCACCACCCCCGCCAACGCCTCGTATTTTCAAAAGACCATCGACCGTGCTGCTCGCACCCGCCACTTTATCAAGCTCCATTTCGTCCATTTCCCTTGTTCTGAGGCTGGCTTACCAGACGGCTGCGAAAATACCGACCACGTCACCTCCCCAGCCATGCCCCCGGGTTTCTGGAAAGCCATCGGCATGATCCAGACCCCAGTAGAGCGACTCATCGAAGAACACCGCCCAAGCTGCATCGTCTCTGACATGTGCTTGCCATGGACAGTTGACATTGCTCGCAAGCACGGCATACCGAGGCTTGGTTTCGGTGTGAGCAGCTTCTTCTCCATTGTTGCTTGGGAATGCGTAAGACGTTACAGACCCCACGACAATGTTGATAATGACTTTGAGAAATTTGTTGTGACTGGTCTCCCACATCGAATTGAGATGACAAGGTCTCAATTGCCTGACTTTTTAAGAGTCCGAAGTGGTTTCACCGATTTCATAGATCGTATCGACAGAGCTAACGATATGAGCTACGGCATCCTTGTCAACACTTTCTATGAAGTGGAGCCAGCTTACGTGGACTACTATAGAGAGTCGGGTAGGAAGGCATGGACTATCGGCCCAGTTTCTTTCTGCAATCAAGACATCCTAGACAAGTCTGAGAGAATAAAAAAGGCTTGCATTGACGAAGACTAA
- the LOC131228833 gene encoding UDP-glycosyltransferase 73B4-like encodes MKVSSVIYVSFGSVVIHSDQQLLETAFALEASGHPFIWVVKRHDSSSSDEAWLPIGFEERMKGKGLIIRGWAPQVVILNHPSIGAFVTHCGWNSVQEGVHAGLPMITWPSFAEQFWNEKLITDVLKIGAGIGVMEWVGWMQKEWPFVKREDIEKAIRRVMDGGEEADGMRKRAKELGKIAKGVVDVGGSSYNDLTRLIEELKTCVQQQNNQH; translated from the coding sequence ATGAAGGTGAGCTCGGTTATCTATGTTTCTTTTGGGAGTGTCGTCATCCACTCCGACCAACAGCTGCTCGAGACAGCATTTGCACTGGAAGCATCCGGCCACCCATTCATTTGGGTGGTGAAACGCCATGATTCATCATCATCAGATGAAGCATGGTTGCCGATCGGATTTGAGGAGAGGATGAAGGGGAAAGGCCTAATAATaagagggtgggccccacaagtcgtCATActcaatcatccatccattggagCGTTCGTGACGCACTGCGGTTGGAATTCGGTGCAGGAGGGGGTGCATGCAGGCCTACCGATGATCACGTGGCCTTCCTTCGCGGAGCAGTTCTGGAATGAGAAGTTGATAACGGACGTGTTGAAAATCGGGGCTGGCATAGGGGTTATGGAATGGGTTGGGTGGATGCAAAAGGAGTGGCCATTTGTGAAGAGGGAGGACATAGAGAAGGCTATAAGGCGTGTGATGGACGGAGGAGAAGAAGCTGATGGAATGAGAAAGCGAGCGAAAGAGCTTGGGAAAATCGCCAAGGGCGTTGTGGATGTAGGTGGATCGTCTTACAATGACCTGACCCGTCTGATCGAGGAGCTGAAGACGTGTGTCCAGCAACAAAACAACCAACACTAA